The Fusarium falciforme chromosome 10, complete sequence DNA segment TCGCTCGCCACCACCTTGATCTCATTTCGCAGAGTGTTGGCCTCGTGCACCAGCTGTTCCCACTTTTGTTGGTTGAAGCCACGCTCCTGGTACAGAGCTGTCTGGCGCTTCGAGACCGTCACCCTCATGGCGGCCTTGTAGCTGAGATCCTTGCTGATGTAGAGGAACCACAGGTAACCGCCCATGATGGTCGACAGGCCAGCGAGGTATGTCACGGGCTCCACCAGATCCCATCCCCATTGCGTGTGGAATGTAACATAGTAAACAACCCCCCACCATCCAGCCAGAGCCGCAAACCCTCCCTGCGCAAGCCTGTGGGCTCCTTGGTGGGCAAGCGCATCGCATTCATTCTTCACCTTGGCCATGGTATCAATGTCGCGAGACATGCGTCTTAATCGCATGCGCATGTAGTATGTGCGGTCTCTGAAGCTGGGAACGGCGACTCGGAGCTCTTTTCTGTAGCCCTCAATGTCAATGGCAAACTCACGTCCTCTGGCTGCGTCTCGAATAAAGTCGCCAACCTCGGTGCTGCCGCTCCAGCGCACCCAGTTGGCCTCTTTGCGAGAAGGACCCTCGTGGCCAAGACCAGAGTACGAAGCAACGTTGGCCCCATTCTTCTTGTTATCCTTTTTTCCATgttgctcttcttggtcCGCTTCGGCGCGGAAGACGATGTCGGGAAGTTTCTCACGACCCTTGTAATGTACTGGGGGGATCTCGGCCTGGATGAGTCGCTCCAGGTAGGAGAGGGGTTGTTGGGGATGGACAAGCAGCGCTAATGGCTCAACTGTGTCGTCTGCATCCTTCACATCTTCACCCACTGGTCTATTGACGTGTTCTTGCTCGGGGTGGAAGGGCATCGGTAGGATCAATTTGAGGAGTCGAGTCGGTGTTGTTAGGAGACGGCCTGGGCTCGTTAGCATCGATTTGATCGAGGCATATTGGGTACGTACCCTTGGTCatgtcctccttcttgggaaGATCTTCTTCGCCAGCCCCCGTCTCGGCTTGACTGTCCATCCGATGCCATGGCCGGTCGTTTTCCAGCGCCTGGGCGCTCGTGCCAGAGGTGACCTTTCGCACTTGTCTCTTGTGCGCTCTGTCGCTCAAGTCCTCATCTCTAGTCGCGGCTTGCTCCTGCTGGAAGTATTTTGATGTTGTGAATGTTCGTGTGAAGGGTGTCTGGACCGTTTCGCATCTGCAAAAGGTTGGAGAGAATGTTTGAGTTGGCAATCGCGTGCGCAGAGCTGGAGAAAGGCGAAGCGTCGCGCGTCTTAGTGCATGGTTCATCTCGGAGGTGGTTCTCGAGGGAGCGATGAGGAACGAAAGATAGAAGGTAAGCTGTCTGACAAAGATAGCAGACAAGGGACGTATGAAGTggaaataagaatatttacaGGTCTTGGTATCCCTTGGCCTTTCTATTCACGGCCGTCGCAAGCTGCTCAGCTCAACTTGGCAGAGGCATCCATCGATGGTCATGACGTCAGCATCCGCGGCAGCTAAGAGCTATCATGCACCCAGCTTCTGATTGGCCGTGTCTTGAACGCGATCTTCCATGTTCCTGGGATTCCTGGTGTCATTCTCGTCAATTGATGTGTTGCGAGGATTTCGTTCATCTATCACTGGTTTCTATCCCGAACCGGCCATTCCTCCTCATACGGGTCAAGAAATGAACAAGGCATGAGGACCGCATTGAACCAATCTCGCTATCAATTGTCTTTACTTCGGTCTATTCATTCCTTGCTCTCCTAAATGTCTTTTTCGTGCCTCCTACGGACCGACTCGGCTTCTGTGCCTCGCGACAGGGCCGAGACATCCCACTTCCGTGTGTGCAAGATGGAGCGTGTCAGTAACCTTAGAATGCGAGAGACACTGTACCTATGATCACGATAGCTTCTCCTCCATAGTATCCCGCCTAGTATCCGATACCTCTGTGCTTTATCTAATACCCGTCTAAATTGATCTTTAGCCAGGGGTCCCGGATAGTTGACTTCTATCGGAAGAGGTGAATGTGAGTGTACGATGAATCAGTCCTTTACCTAGGTTCCCCTATAGGTGTTTGGTGTAACGTCGATGTGTCGAGCACTCAACAGCCAGCGTCGGTAACTTATCTTGATGTGGTTCCCCAATCTATCAGGACCATCCAGCGGATAGACACCTAGGAACCATCACAAAGGCTCAAGTGGTCAAAACAGCCCGGTAATGATCATTCACTAAATCCCATGAAGCAATTCGCTTTTCTGTCTATAGTCACGAACGAGGTCGCCAAAGAAACCCATGCAGTAATTATTCACTGACCCCTAAGAAGCAATCTGCCTTTCCGTCTTAAAACCACCAGATAGACCAGTCCCTATGAGCCGGTATAGGCGCAGCTGAGGGCACGTACATCTCTGTCTCTCACCACACCGCAGCGAATGAGCGACTCTATCGTCTCCTTCCTGATCTGGTCCCGTCTgtccctctcttcttcctcccggGCTTGCCTCGTCTTTTGTATCCGGGGTTTTTCATCCGACAGCGAGTGGAACAGCCACGAGTTGTCATGCCCTGCCATGACTCGGTTCTGCATGATCTCGAGCTTGGCGAGCCTCCGGTTCACGTTGTAGCTGACGTGACCCTGAGTTGGTTGGGCTTGAACTTTTTCAGGTCCTTGACCGTCTGTTTGAAGCCCTTCTTCTGCTCTCGAGTCCAGAACCTGTTGCATCCCAGGGTGTTTGCCCATGCCAAAACATCCCggttgcgcttcttctccccgTCCCAGATATACGTGTCGAGCACCAGGAACTCGTCATACTCGTACTCCATTTCCTTGTCCTCTGTCTCAGTCGGGGTACAAGGATCGACGACCTTGATGGGAAGTCTATCTCCACTAATCGTGATCATCGTGAGGGGAGGTTGAGCGTGTTGAGAGCCGATGGAGTATTGGCTCAACATGGTAGATTTCAGATCTTCCTCCTGCGACACTTCGCTCATGTTGCAAGTGTTGGTAGAGAACTCAAGACTCGGTGTAGCTTGAGATGAGTAGTAGGTAAGTGTGAAGAGATTAGAGCGTAAGTTGATAGTAAGCTTGTTGGTGATAACAATCATAAGACGATGGTAATTCTCGAGTGTTGAGTtgatggaagaggaagaagagaaggatgacCGAGAGAGGGCGACGAAGGCATTATATGGACACTCCAATGCGACTCCCTATTCCCAAATCGCAGCCTGCTCGACTACATTGGTAAACAAATAAAGGAAGGTTAATTGAGTCACCGTAAAACTTAATTGTAAAAGCATGCGATGCTTCGCCGATAGGTTCGCtcgatctcggccttgtAGGATAGACATTCACACCCCATCTCAAGCGTTGAGAAGCCATCCCTACCCAATGTGTCCGCTAAATTTTGTCTCCTACGTCGATTGATTGCTCTCATTGGTTTCGGAGGCGGCATGAAacctccttttctctctgCTGTCTTGATGTTGGCCTCCGCGCTTGTTCAGTCTGACTATAGCCACAGTCGTGTCCCCATGTTGACCCAATCGCGATAGACTCTTCAATCTAAGGGGGGAATACTTTTTTACTCAAAATTCAGTGATAACTTTACTTCTTTGATCTTCGTATGCTGTTACTGGGCGTTCTTTTGAACTCTGTAGACTATCATACCCCATGAGTTGACAGGGGCTCGGCCAGAAGCCGGTCCTCGAGCAAGGTCTAACTGTAAATGCCATCCACGCGCACGTGAACGATTTTAGAATGGCATTGATCCTACAGTAGGTAGTATTAGAGTTAACTTTGCGGCATGGCTACATGAGTGATTAAGAGGGGTTTACCGGGGTGTGGGCTCTGCGAAAGACGGGCATGTTAAGGCAAAATCAAGTCAACAGCAAACGTGTTTCAACCGTCTTCTACAGCATTGTTAGATATTCCAACGGTAAATTGTCTTGTAACCACAGCAACAGCGGCAGTAATACCACGAATTGGGCTGCATGTCGTCCGTTTTCTGCAAGTTGAAGTTTGGTGATACAAACGGGCATATCCGCCTGGCTCGGGATAACCTCAACGTCCAGCATGTATGACGACGATAAGTCCCGAGTCGATATCGGAAACTGAGCATCACCTGCAGGGCCCCATCAACCAGCCTCGGTCGCAAAACGACAAGGATCCAACGTTGAGGGGATTCGCGGATCACAAGCCCAGGGGTCCAATAGAGGGGTTGAACCCCGCACTAAACCCCTTCAGGCTACCACCTCTGTATTGGCGCCGAGAGTGCTCATCTCCAACTCTTCCCGACAATCAAACAAGTCGGTGTAGTCGAGATTGCTTTTTCCTCAGGCACGAGTCTGGTCTTCTGTTGTTCAATTGAGCGAGTACTTGAGTTCTGAGACATTCTCTTTCTTTAGACTTTGcctctcgtcatcttcacACCCAGCAGATACCCCCTCCGCGACAAAATGGCCGACAACAAAGTCTATCGCGCCAGCACCACGGCCCCCGTCAACATTGCCGTTGTCAAGTACATCTCCCGAGTCTGAATACC contains these protein-coding regions:
- a CDS encoding Calcium uniporter protein — protein: MNHALRRATLRLSPALRTRLPTQTFSPTFCRCETVQTPFTRTFTTSKYFQQEQAATRDEDLSDRAHKRQVRKVTSGTSAQALENDRPWHRMDSQAETGAGEEDLPKKEDMTKGRLLTTPTRLLKLILPMPFHPEQEHVNRPVGEDVKDADDTVEPLALLVHPQQPLSYLERLIQAEIPPVHYKGREKLPDIVFRAEADQEEQHGKKDNKKNGANVASYSGLGHEGPSRKEANWVRWSGSTEVGDFIRDAARGREFAIDIEGYRKELRVAVPSFRDRTYYMRMRLRRMSRDIDTMAKVKNECDALAHQGAHRLAQGGFAALAGWWGVVYYVTFHTQWGWDLVEPVTYLAGLSTIMGGYLWFLYISKDLSYKAAMRVTVSKRQTALYQERGFNQQKWEQLVHEANTLRNEIKVVASEYDVDWDENKDLGGEEVKKVLEEEEKGRDGTKAAKNMSDDERPTEAKKRQ